The Flexivirga aerilata sequence CGGGATCGCCCAGCAGAAGCCGCCGGACATCGTCACCACGCCGGGAGCCGCACCGTGCTGGGTCGGCATCTTGGCCACCGACATGCTCCCCGCCCAGTCCGGCCACGAGTCGGTCCAGCCGCCGGGGATCCAGCTGCCGTCGACCGCCATCGCGATCTTGTCGTGGGGCCACATTGTGTTGTAGAGCCGGTCGGCCATGTTGGGGTCGAGCGCGTCCGACAGTTGCAGCCCGAGCTTCTCCGCCGAGATGGTCCGCATGAAGCGCAGGGCGTCGGTGAAGCCCGGTGAGCCGGTCACCCACTTGCGCTGCTGCTCGTCATACAGCGTGGAGCCGGTGCCGTAGAGCAGCATCTCGAAGCCCTGCATCGCCGTCGCCTCGCCCATCGCCTTGCTCGACCAGATGTTGATCGGTACGACGCCGGGCAGCTTCTGCTTGATCGTGCGCGCGGCGGTGAGGATGTCGTCCCAGGTCCTCGGTTGCCACCGCTCGGGCAGCCCGGCCTTGGCCAGCAGCCTGCGGTTGAACCAGATCGCGCGGGTGTCGGTGCTGAGCGGCACGCCGTAGTGCTTGCCGTCGGTGTATTTCACCGCGTCCCGGGTGGTCGGGTAGTAGAGCTTCCAGTCCGGCCAGGTCGCCAGGTAGTCGTCGATCGGTCGCAGGTAGCCGGCCGCGATGTCGGAGTTGAGGATGAACGTGTCCTCGTAGATGAGGTCGGGTGCGGTGCGGCCGCTGCTCATCATCAGCTCGGTCTTGGTGTAGTAATCGTTCTCCGAGGCGACCAGCGGAATGAGGTCGACGTCGAACCCGGCTCCGGCCGCTGCGAACTGGCTGGAGACGCCGCGCAGGAAATCGCCCATGATCGTGCCCGAGCCGAACTGCTTGTAGGTCAGCTTCACCGCATCGCCCGAGTCGCTGCCGCAGCCGGACAGGCCGAGCGGCAGGGCGATCACCGAGCTCGCGGTGAACCACAGCGCGGTTCTCCTGCTGACTCCCGCTGTCGGGTCGGGCATCGGGCACCACATCCTGAAGGCCGATCGTCGCGGCAGGCGTTGACGCGACGTTGACCTACTGTGACAAGAATTGCCCGGTCGTGGGTGGAAACGGGCCCGATTGCTTGATCGGTTCAGTCGAGCACGACCGCGCCGGTGAGCTCCACGACGATCTCCCGGGCCTGCTCGGTGGTGATCATCGCGCCCTTGAGCACGCGCAGCCGGTCGAGGTCGCACGGCCCGAGCGAGGCGCCGCGCAGATCGGCGCCGTCGAGGTTGGCGTCGTAGAGGTCGGCCTGGGTCAGGTCGCACCCGTCGAGGGTGGAGGAGCGCAGGTCGGTGCCGCGCAGGATCGCCTCGGTGAAGCGGCACCCGGTGAGATCGGTGTGCGACAGCACGGCGCCGATCAGGTTGGCGGCGAAGAGGTTCGACCGCTGGATGGTGAAACCGAGCCCACGGGTCTGTGGCATCGAGACGCCCATCAGGCGGCACCCGACGAGCCGCGCACCGCCCATCGACGCGCCGTCCAGACGTGCCTCGTCGAGCACGCAGTCGGTGAACGCGACCTCGGTCAGGTCGGCGTCGCGCAGGTCCGCGCGGGTCAGGTCGCAGCGCACCAGCTCGACCGCTTCAGTGGCGTCCGCGAGCAGCCTGCGCAGTTCGGGCCCGGCATACGTCTGGTCGACGAGTTCCATGGGCACGAGTCTGGCAGCGGGCACCGACTGGTCCACCAATATGGGACTTGTCACGTGCTACAGCACGTGACAAGTCGGGTGTTCGTGGGACAAGTCCGGTAGTCGTGGCACAAGTCGGCAGGGCTGGACCCGGCTGCGCACCGCGGCCCTGACCGCCGACGGCAGGGGGTGCCGGCTACCGACCTGCCCGAGCGCCTGCGTGCCGGCCGTCGCTTCGTGCAGACGCACACCGAGCGGCACAACGCGCCGATGCAGCGCGCCAACGAGGCGTTCGGTTTTCGCCGCGTCGACGTGCTGCACGAACTCGAGGGTTGAGCTGCCCGAGCCCACCGGTGCCGACGCCCCGGCCGACCGGTAGCTCGGGCGCACCCTCGGCGTCCCGGCCGATCTGACAAACTTGCCCGCGTGAGCCCGGTCTTCGATTGCAGCACGCCCGAATCCCGTGACGAGGGCATCACCGCCGCAAGCGACGCGATCCTGCGCGGGGAGTGCGTGGTCATCCCGACCGACACCGTCTACGGCATCGCCGCCGACGCGTTCAACGCCGCCGCGGTCGGTCAGTTGCTGGAGGCCAAGGGCCGCGGCCGCGAGATGCCGCCGCCGGTGCTGATCCCCAACCGGCAGACGGTCGACGGCCTGGCGATGGCCGTCCCGTCATACGTATGGCGGCTGATCGACGCGTTCTGGCCCGGCGGACTCACGCTCGTGCTGCGCGCGCAGCAGTCTCTCGCCTGGGACCTCGGCGACACCAACGGCACCGTGGGGCTGCGGATGCCCGACGACGAGATTGCCCTGGCGGTGCTGGAGCGCACCGGCCCGCTCGCGGTGAGCTCGGCCAACCGCACCGGCAAGCCATCGGCCACCACCGTCACCGAGGCCGGTTTCATGCTCGGCCACTACGTCGAC is a genomic window containing:
- a CDS encoding extracellular solute-binding protein, yielding MPDPTAGVSRRTALWFTASSVIALPLGLSGCGSDSGDAVKLTYKQFGSGTIMGDFLRGVSSQFAAAGAGFDVDLIPLVASENDYYTKTELMMSSGRTAPDLIYEDTFILNSDIAAGYLRPIDDYLATWPDWKLYYPTTRDAVKYTDGKHYGVPLSTDTRAIWFNRRLLAKAGLPERWQPRTWDDILTAARTIKQKLPGVVPINIWSSKAMGEATAMQGFEMLLYGTGSTLYDEQQRKWVTGSPGFTDALRFMRTISAEKLGLQLSDALDPNMADRLYNTMWPHDKIAMAVDGSWIPGGWTDSWPDWAGSMSVAKMPTQHGAAPGVVTMSGGFCWAIPKRAKNPDRAFEFVRTMCNRTNNTDYCIKDSQIAVRSDVAAEPRYQKSSPTTKFMTSLVKDTTYRPALAPYPQISNAIQIACEAMLIGSKSPAAAAAAYDSMLIDIVGRDQTTKAGA
- a CDS encoding pentapeptide repeat-containing protein; amino-acid sequence: MELVDQTYAGPELRRLLADATEAVELVRCDLTRADLRDADLTEVAFTDCVLDEARLDGASMGGARLVGCRLMGVSMPQTRGLGFTIQRSNLFAANLIGAVLSHTDLTGCRFTEAILRGTDLRSSTLDGCDLTQADLYDANLDGADLRGASLGPCDLDRLRVLKGAMITTEQAREIVVELTGAVVLD
- a CDS encoding L-threonylcarbamoyladenylate synthase, producing the protein MSPVFDCSTPESRDEGITAASDAILRGECVVIPTDTVYGIAADAFNAAAVGQLLEAKGRGREMPPPVLIPNRQTVDGLAMAVPSYVWRLIDAFWPGGLTLVLRAQQSLAWDLGDTNGTVGLRMPDDEIALAVLERTGPLAVSSANRTGKPSATTVTEAGFMLGHYVDVYLDGGERGADTSSTILDCTKPDPVVLREGTISDDALRKVLGDVELISGRAVNSAVPEHPVDLDKPAGDDGSAGAAIDLDKPADQSIQDQPDDQPVDQPDADQPVIHDSADAPAHPPTLGQQWEQDAPHDPAGPSSGRHDQPDHEK